A window of the Paenibacillus woosongensis genome harbors these coding sequences:
- a CDS encoding UvrB/UvrC motif-containing protein, translating to MHCQECGKRPATLHFTKIVNGEKTEFHICETCAREKGELIPGTSGGFSIHNLLSGLLDFTPGSHAHGTKAPENLRCEECGLTYSQFSKLGRFGCSSCYKYFNDRLDPLFKRVHGNTVHVGKVPKRVGGHIQIKRKLDDLRRELQYRIHQEEFEEAAALRDQIRELEKNISEE from the coding sequence ATGCATTGTCAGGAATGCGGCAAACGACCTGCAACATTGCATTTTACCAAAATTGTGAACGGCGAGAAAACGGAGTTTCACATTTGTGAAACCTGTGCCAGAGAAAAGGGCGAGCTTATTCCAGGGACTTCAGGCGGATTTTCGATCCATAACCTGCTGTCCGGACTGCTGGATTTCACCCCTGGCAGTCACGCCCACGGGACCAAGGCACCCGAGAACCTGCGCTGCGAAGAGTGCGGGCTGACTTATTCCCAATTCAGCAAGCTTGGGCGTTTTGGATGCAGCTCCTGTTATAAATATTTCAATGACCGTCTTGACCCGCTCTTCAAGAGAGTACACGGCAATACGGTTCATGTAGGCAAAGTACCCAAAAGGGTTGGCGGGCATATTCAAATCAAGCGCAAGCTCGATGACCTTCGCAGAGAGCTGCAGTATCGGATTCATCAGGAAGAATTCGAGGAGGCCGCAGCCCTGCGGGATCAAATACGCGAGCTTGAGAAGAACATTTCCGAGGAGTAG
- a CDS encoding ABC transporter substrate-binding protein — MQIVSKWFIPIFLLSLLLVSACGKEQGNPDTNQKTAIKVMYWDEASYFNSFGDLFAMKYPHIEVEVVSTWELQKSEYANSEQALEEFIEREQPDVLMLDSRQFEQLAPSGKLLELEPLIQRDQYIVDSIFPNLVELLKEKGEGRLYGLAPVFQGSVLYYNADLFTRYGVEFPHDGMTWQEVIDTARRFPVEGDEKTRIYGFGDQYPLSWESLILTMNSTYGLQLQNEQTGKLTINTPAWRNIYQLALKGWASSTIYNEGDFRSLGDGSMEDYYRRQLFLMGRIAMVVGDQSLLSRLDAARQNVRDIDVFEVGMVAGPVDPAAPEYTRDISLRGIYSIRADSPRVDAAWEWIKFINGEDYARIRSRTINNGLLSRMDYSKEFLGHSLEKFYKLRPKLGDGIIMYDAPPGVANELFKLSEREMMLVLDKKKTLDEALQTMESEGQAALEQAQREQARAAEEENDKK, encoded by the coding sequence ATGCAGATTGTTAGTAAATGGTTTATTCCTATATTCTTACTCTCGCTGCTGCTAGTCTCCGCTTGCGGAAAAGAGCAAGGGAACCCGGATACTAACCAGAAGACAGCGATAAAAGTGATGTACTGGGATGAGGCTTCGTATTTTAACAGTTTCGGCGATTTGTTTGCGATGAAGTATCCCCATATTGAGGTTGAGGTTGTCAGCACCTGGGAGCTTCAAAAAAGTGAATATGCGAATTCGGAGCAAGCGCTAGAGGAATTCATCGAGAGGGAGCAGCCAGACGTTCTTATGTTAGATTCAAGGCAATTCGAACAGCTGGCTCCCAGCGGCAAGCTCCTAGAACTTGAGCCGCTTATTCAGCGGGATCAATATATTGTAGATTCCATTTTCCCGAATCTAGTTGAGCTATTAAAGGAAAAAGGCGAGGGCCGGCTCTATGGTCTTGCTCCTGTTTTCCAGGGGAGTGTTCTTTATTATAATGCAGACTTGTTCACCCGGTACGGCGTTGAGTTTCCGCATGATGGCATGACCTGGCAAGAGGTTATCGACACCGCTCGCCGGTTTCCCGTGGAAGGGGATGAGAAGACCCGGATATATGGTTTTGGCGATCAATATCCATTATCTTGGGAAAGCTTGATCCTTACGATGAACTCCACATATGGTTTGCAGCTGCAGAATGAGCAGACTGGGAAACTGACCATCAACACGCCCGCATGGAGAAATATCTACCAACTTGCATTGAAGGGCTGGGCATCGAGCACTATTTATAATGAGGGGGACTTCCGTTCTCTAGGGGATGGGTCGATGGAGGACTATTATAGAAGGCAGCTTTTCTTAATGGGACGAATCGCGATGGTCGTAGGCGATCAATCTCTGCTTAGCAGATTGGATGCAGCCCGTCAGAACGTTAGGGATATTGATGTGTTTGAGGTAGGAATGGTCGCAGGTCCCGTCGATCCGGCAGCCCCAGAATATACCCGTGATATTTCGCTACGAGGCATTTATTCGATTCGAGCTGATTCTCCTCGTGTGGATGCAGCGTGGGAATGGATCAAATTCATTAACGGTGAGGACTATGCGCGGATAAGATCGAGAACCATAAATAACGGGCTTTTGTCGAGAATGGATTATTCTAAGGAGTTTCTTGGACATAGCCTGGAGAAGTTTTATAAGCTTAGGCCTAAGCTTGGCGATGGCATTATTATGTATGATGCGCCTCCGGGAGTAGCAAATGAATTGTTCAAGCTTTCTGAGCGGGAAATGATGTTAGTGCTGGACAAGAAAAAAACACTCGACGAGGCGCTGCAGACGATGGAGTCGGAAGGGCAGGCGGCGCTGGAACAGGCCCAGAGGGAACAGGCTAGAGCTGCAGAAGAAGAGAATGATAAGAAGTAG
- a CDS encoding ABC transporter substrate-binding protein: MSIKGMKKALFLIMCLVLVAGCTSNPGSKEPEQQSLRVMFWDENYFFQQYGDLFAMQHPNIEIEVVSTNNIYRDMGPDGDYDKAFKDFIDKEQPDVLMVSIDQMETYISEGKIRELDTLIERDKYSIDTIYPALIELLKERGDNKIYGLTPNFYGSAILYNADLFAKHGVELPRDGMSWYDIIELAKQFPTEGDEKTRIYGFDNNWGINMMQLASMISSSEGIEQIDTNSMKLTLNTESWKKIYQTALDAMKSNVFYNPGEDGFRGGSMEEYYQSQPFVMGRAAMTTGDTYVLRNLKEAADALKDYKPFEVGIVAGPASSTDPDKSRNISVSEVFAISANSPNADAAWEFIKFVNGDQFAKIKSRSLNNGLLSRMGYTDEYNGISLEAYYKLKPLPTDYSGMRKIPNGFYEKFQPLLDTELKAVEDNTKSLDEALAKIEAEGQVALDQALKEQEEKKKEEEAQGGSSEGSADNSAGTTDSSEGSDGAEGSAEDSASEG; this comes from the coding sequence ATGTCTATTAAAGGAATGAAGAAGGCGCTGTTCTTGATCATGTGCCTCGTGCTTGTGGCGGGATGTACTAGCAATCCCGGTTCCAAAGAGCCCGAGCAGCAAAGCTTGAGAGTAATGTTCTGGGATGAAAACTACTTTTTCCAACAATATGGCGATTTATTTGCTATGCAGCACCCTAACATTGAGATCGAGGTTGTAAGCACTAATAATATTTATAGAGACATGGGTCCGGATGGGGACTATGATAAGGCATTTAAGGATTTTATCGATAAGGAACAACCGGACGTGCTCATGGTGAGCATTGATCAGATGGAGACTTATATTTCCGAAGGCAAAATCCGTGAGCTAGATACTCTGATTGAGCGGGACAAATACAGTATCGATACGATTTACCCCGCATTGATCGAGCTTTTGAAGGAACGCGGGGATAATAAGATTTACGGTCTGACCCCGAATTTCTACGGTTCGGCGATTTTGTATAACGCGGATTTGTTTGCCAAGCATGGTGTGGAATTGCCGCGCGACGGCATGAGCTGGTACGACATTATTGAGTTGGCCAAGCAGTTTCCTACCGAGGGCGATGAGAAGACCCGAATATATGGCTTCGACAATAACTGGGGAATCAATATGATGCAGCTTGCCTCGATGATTTCCTCGTCTGAAGGAATTGAACAGATTGATACGAATTCCATGAAGCTTACGTTGAATACCGAATCATGGAAAAAAATCTATCAGACCGCTCTTGATGCCATGAAATCCAATGTATTTTATAACCCTGGAGAAGATGGCTTCAGAGGCGGTTCGATGGAGGAGTACTATCAAAGCCAGCCGTTTGTTATGGGAAGAGCCGCAATGACGACCGGCGACACGTATGTGCTTCGCAATTTGAAGGAAGCTGCGGATGCCTTGAAGGATTACAAGCCTTTTGAGGTCGGCATCGTGGCAGGACCGGCATCATCTACCGACCCGGATAAATCCAGAAACATCAGCGTAAGCGAAGTATTCGCCATTTCGGCAAATTCTCCGAATGCGGATGCTGCTTGGGAATTCATCAAATTCGTTAATGGTGACCAGTTCGCCAAGATTAAGTCGAGAAGCCTGAACAATGGATTGTTGTCCCGGATGGGATATACCGACGAATATAACGGCATCAGTCTTGAGGCTTATTATAAACTGAAGCCGCTGCCGACGGATTACTCGGGAATGAGAAAAATCCCTAACGGATTTTATGAGAAGTTCCAGCCTCTGCTTGATACGGAACTGAAGGCCGTTGAAGATAACACCAAATCCTTGGATGAAGCTTTGGCGAAGATTGAGGCCGAAGGCCAAGTCGCTTTGGATCAAGCGCTGAAGGAGCAGGAAGAGAAGAAGAAAGAAGAGGAAGCCCAGGGCGGCTCCAGCGAAGGGTCTGCTGATAATTCCGCGGGAACCACAGACTCCAGCGAAGGCTCTGACGGAGCGGAAGGCTCAGCGGAAGACAGCGCGAGCGAAGGCTAA
- a CDS encoding MFS transporter — MKRLLYGIVMLCFMDLFIQLPVMGPFAKSLGAGSFIIGLAVGLYSLTNMFGNIAAGYWIDRYGARNILLLGFVLTAVVMMLYPLVSQPWHLIIVRFVHGLTGGLLVPSAFTLISHFASVQQPGRAMALSGAAVGAAAIIGPAVAGITKAKLGLPPLFWGTAMLLMLGGLLVGVAVPASQAKRITRRLQPSRSVEGLGAMLRKGPVLQSYIGAFSLMFAMGALTYALPLKADELGFPAQASGLMLSTFGIVAIVVFVMPSNRWFDRLSPLLLMFSGGTVIVLALLLLSFFHQQAVMFAVMAFYGLGFSLLFPSLNSLLVNHVSEEFKGRAFGLFYAFFSLGVVAGSSGIGALTADYDIALRIASGFILLAGSVVALMKYAEFKGKERKTA, encoded by the coding sequence ATGAAACGACTATTGTACGGCATTGTTATGCTTTGCTTTATGGACTTGTTTATACAGCTGCCTGTCATGGGACCGTTCGCCAAGAGCCTTGGCGCCGGGTCATTCATTATTGGTCTTGCCGTCGGATTGTATTCGCTGACCAATATGTTCGGAAATATTGCGGCAGGCTACTGGATTGACCGCTACGGAGCACGAAATATTTTACTGCTGGGATTTGTTCTGACGGCTGTCGTTATGATGCTATATCCTCTAGTTAGTCAGCCCTGGCATTTGATCATCGTACGTTTTGTTCATGGTTTGACTGGTGGACTCTTAGTGCCCAGCGCCTTTACTTTAATCTCGCATTTTGCTTCGGTTCAGCAGCCGGGTAGAGCGATGGCTCTCTCCGGTGCGGCTGTCGGAGCGGCGGCGATTATAGGCCCGGCTGTAGCCGGGATCACGAAGGCTAAGCTGGGCCTTCCTCCTTTATTTTGGGGGACGGCCATGCTGCTGATGCTTGGCGGTTTATTGGTGGGGGTGGCGGTCCCGGCGTCACAAGCGAAACGGATTACCCGGAGGCTTCAGCCCTCTCGTTCGGTGGAAGGGCTCGGGGCTATGCTTCGCAAGGGGCCGGTGCTGCAATCTTATATCGGAGCATTTTCGCTCATGTTTGCGATGGGGGCTTTAACCTATGCCTTGCCTCTGAAAGCGGATGAGCTTGGCTTCCCGGCACAAGCCTCAGGGCTGATGCTAAGCACGTTTGGCATAGTTGCGATCGTTGTATTCGTTATGCCAAGCAATCGCTGGTTTGATCGGCTGTCTCCGCTCTTGCTGATGTTTTCTGGCGGGACAGTCATCGTGCTGGCGCTACTGCTGCTATCATTTTTTCATCAGCAGGCAGTCATGTTTGCTGTCATGGCTTTCTATGGGCTTGGGTTTTCCTTGCTATTTCCGTCTTTGAATTCTTTACTAGTTAACCATGTTAGCGAGGAATTCAAGGGAAGAGCGTTCGGCTTGTTTTACGCATTCTTCTCGCTTGGCGTCGTAGCAGGTTCCTCGGGGATAGGGGCTCTGACAGCGGATTATGATATTGCCCTACGTATTGCGTCGGGATTCATCCTGTTGGCGGGTAGTGTGGTTGCGCTGATGAAATATGCGGAGTTCAAGGGAAAAGAGAGAAAAACTGCTTAA
- the pcrA gene encoding DNA helicase PcrA, which translates to MQPVNIQDAITKLNPEQRKAVVTTEGPLLIMAGAGSGKTRVLTHRIAYLIATRKAPPWAILAITFTNKAAREMQERVSQLVGQEGKDIWVSTFHSMCVRILRRDIERIGFSSSFSILDSTDQLSVIRNCMKDLNIDTKKFEPKAVQAMISTAKNELITPQQYEQKVGDYFEGIVAKVYTMYQKRLRQNNSLDFDDLIMKTIELFKEVPDVLDFYQKKFSYIHVDEYQDTNRAQYMLCKLLANKHHRICVVGDSDQSIYRWRGADITNILNFEEDYPEATTIFLEQNYRSTSNILNAANAVIALNTGRKPKNLWTDKGDGDKIKVYRASSEHDEGYFVTSEIHNSIKRGRSYRDHAILYRTNAQSRVIEETLIKSDIPYQIVGGIKFYDRKEIKDLLAYLRLLSNPDDDISLTRIINVPKRGIGDTTVGKLAAAAAERGVSIFRLLYTVDDLGFSGRTRNALVEFYDMIAALHQMVEYLSVTELTEKLLEMTQYRLELQNENTIESRSRLENIDEFLSVTMEFEKNNEDKTLVAFLTDLALISDIDTMNDEEEDQPGDAVILMTMHSAKGLEFPVVFIIGMEEGVFPHSRAFQDNEELEEERRLAYVGITRAEERLFLTCAQMRTLFGRTTANAPSRFLEEIPEELKEDTEMARDRYRRGAGIGGAYSGRGFGAGAGSNFGHRSADRGGTRTSAPTSSGVTVTTGVTGAQTAKKADPADFNAGDKVAHGKWGIGTIVAVKGTGNDMELQIAFPAPTGVKRLLAGFAPITKVEE; encoded by the coding sequence ATGCAACCTGTGAACATACAAGATGCGATAACAAAACTAAATCCCGAGCAGCGCAAAGCCGTGGTAACGACCGAGGGACCGCTGCTCATTATGGCGGGGGCAGGCAGCGGCAAGACGCGGGTGCTTACGCATCGCATCGCTTATCTTATAGCTACGCGCAAAGCTCCGCCGTGGGCCATTCTGGCGATTACGTTTACCAACAAGGCGGCCCGGGAAATGCAGGAGCGCGTTTCTCAGCTGGTAGGACAAGAAGGCAAGGACATTTGGGTTTCGACCTTCCACTCGATGTGTGTTCGGATTTTGCGTCGGGATATTGAGCGGATTGGCTTTTCTTCGAGCTTCTCTATTCTCGATTCGACCGACCAGCTGTCCGTCATTCGCAATTGCATGAAGGATCTGAATATCGATACGAAGAAGTTTGAGCCAAAGGCTGTCCAAGCGATGATTAGCACCGCTAAGAACGAACTGATTACCCCTCAGCAGTATGAGCAGAAGGTAGGGGACTACTTCGAGGGCATCGTGGCCAAAGTGTATACCATGTATCAGAAACGGCTGCGCCAGAACAATTCCTTGGATTTCGACGATCTGATCATGAAGACGATCGAACTGTTCAAGGAAGTACCCGATGTACTCGACTTCTATCAGAAGAAATTTTCTTATATTCATGTCGATGAATATCAGGACACGAACCGGGCCCAATACATGCTCTGCAAGCTGCTGGCCAACAAGCATCACCGCATCTGCGTCGTGGGCGACAGCGACCAGTCCATCTACCGCTGGCGGGGAGCAGACATTACTAACATTCTTAACTTCGAAGAGGATTATCCTGAGGCAACAACCATTTTCCTGGAGCAGAACTATCGCTCTACCTCGAATATCCTCAATGCGGCCAATGCTGTTATAGCTTTGAATACGGGCCGCAAGCCCAAGAACCTGTGGACCGACAAAGGCGACGGCGACAAAATTAAAGTATATCGCGCAAGCTCCGAGCACGACGAAGGCTACTTCGTCACCTCGGAAATTCATAATAGCATCAAAAGAGGCAGAAGCTATCGGGATCACGCTATTTTGTACCGAACAAACGCGCAGTCCCGGGTGATCGAGGAAACGCTGATCAAATCGGATATTCCTTATCAAATCGTCGGCGGGATCAAGTTCTACGACCGTAAAGAGATCAAGGACTTACTCGCTTATTTACGGCTGCTGTCCAATCCAGATGACGATATCAGCCTGACGCGAATTATCAATGTGCCCAAAAGGGGCATCGGCGATACAACCGTCGGCAAGCTGGCGGCTGCGGCTGCAGAGCGGGGAGTATCGATTTTCCGCCTGCTCTATACAGTGGACGACCTCGGATTTTCCGGACGGACGCGGAATGCGCTCGTCGAGTTCTATGACATGATTGCCGCGCTGCATCAAATGGTTGAATATTTATCCGTTACCGAGCTGACGGAGAAGCTGCTGGAAATGACGCAGTACCGGCTGGAGCTGCAAAATGAGAATACGATCGAATCCCGCTCCCGGTTGGAGAATATCGATGAGTTCCTCTCCGTGACGATGGAGTTTGAGAAGAATAACGAAGACAAGACACTTGTTGCCTTCCTGACCGACCTGGCGCTGATTTCCGATATCGATACGATGAACGATGAGGAAGAGGATCAGCCTGGAGACGCGGTTATCTTGATGACTATGCATAGCGCTAAGGGACTGGAGTTCCCTGTCGTCTTCATTATCGGAATGGAGGAAGGGGTCTTCCCGCACAGCCGTGCGTTTCAAGATAATGAAGAGCTGGAAGAGGAACGCCGTCTTGCTTATGTTGGCATAACGAGAGCGGAGGAGCGTTTGTTTCTCACCTGCGCGCAGATGCGCACGCTCTTTGGCCGGACGACCGCCAATGCTCCGTCCCGGTTCCTAGAGGAGATTCCAGAGGAACTGAAGGAGGATACCGAAATGGCCCGCGACCGCTACCGGCGGGGCGCAGGGATTGGCGGGGCATACAGCGGCCGCGGATTCGGCGCAGGAGCAGGAAGCAACTTTGGCCACCGGTCTGCCGACCGGGGAGGGACACGAACGTCTGCGCCGACCTCGAGCGGCGTAACCGTGACCACCGGTGTTACCGGAGCCCAGACCGCGAAGAAGGCAGATCCTGCCGACTTCAATGCGGGCGATAAAGTGGCCCATGGCAAGTGGGGCATAGGGACGATCGTAGCGGTTAAAGGCACGGGGAACGATATGGAACTGCAAATTGCATTCCCTGCGCCGACTGGAGTGAAGCGGCTGCTTGCAGGCTTCGCGCCGATCACGAAAGTGGAAGAGTAA
- the ligA gene encoding NAD-dependent DNA ligase LigA gives MDAMQTMERLVEQLNQYNYHYYTLDQPLVSDKEYDALYDQLTALEAETGIVLPDSPTGRVGGELLKGFEPHRHLAPLWSLDKAQTEEHLINWNNRVIRLIDDYNSKNPDNPLPSPTYVIELKFDGLTLNLTYTDGKLVQASTRGNGVVGEGILAQVKTIKSVPLTIPYREGTIEVQGEGIMNLSVLAKYNETAAEPLKNARNAAAGALRNLNPRTTAERKLNAYFYNVGYSDNIQFTDHREMMDFLKENRFKVNTYIEYFDDFTQVMKALGQIQERRDSLDYLIDGAVIKVTDMRTREVLGYTDKFPRWAIAYKFEAEETTTILESVSWNVGRTGKITPLARVEPVELAGVTVQNCTLNNVGDIERKNLKFALGTRVFIRRSNDVIPEILGKVTDEQDGGEIVFPDTCPACGFPLEQRGAHLFCNNRFDCKPQIVTRITHFASRDAMDIETLSDKTAEQLFEELDIHEPADLYEITFEQLIKLERFGEKKANNLLDAINKSKGRDLASFLYALGIPNTGKSTTKVLADHFRDLKAIMSATEEELMQLPDIGGIVAESIVTFFADPFMQAGIHKMLELGVEAKAPEERSPVKDSFFTGKTVVLTGTLHQLSRDEATERLEALGAKVTGSVSKKTDLVIAGEKAGSKLTKAKDLGIPVIEDENEFVRLLNE, from the coding sequence ATGGATGCGATGCAAACGATGGAGCGGCTCGTCGAGCAATTGAATCAATACAACTATCATTACTATACCTTGGATCAGCCTCTGGTAAGCGATAAGGAATATGATGCCCTGTACGATCAGTTAACCGCGCTTGAAGCAGAGACGGGCATCGTTCTGCCCGATTCTCCGACGGGCCGGGTTGGCGGAGAGCTGCTGAAGGGCTTCGAGCCGCATCGTCATTTGGCTCCGCTTTGGAGCCTGGACAAAGCGCAAACGGAGGAGCATCTGATTAACTGGAATAACCGGGTAATCCGCCTGATCGACGATTATAACAGCAAAAATCCGGACAATCCGCTTCCGTCGCCGACTTACGTCATCGAGCTTAAATTCGACGGGCTGACGTTGAATCTGACGTATACGGACGGAAAGCTCGTACAGGCTTCCACGCGGGGGAACGGCGTCGTCGGCGAAGGGATTCTAGCCCAGGTGAAGACGATTAAATCGGTGCCGCTGACGATTCCTTACCGCGAAGGGACGATCGAGGTTCAGGGCGAGGGTATCATGAATTTATCCGTCCTGGCCAAATACAATGAGACCGCCGCAGAGCCGCTCAAGAATGCCCGCAATGCCGCTGCTGGAGCGCTGCGGAATTTGAATCCGCGGACGACGGCTGAACGGAAGCTGAACGCGTATTTCTACAACGTCGGCTATTCCGACAACATTCAGTTCACGGACCATCGCGAGATGATGGACTTCCTGAAGGAGAATCGTTTCAAAGTCAATACGTATATCGAATACTTCGATGATTTCACCCAGGTGATGAAGGCGCTGGGGCAAATTCAAGAGCGCAGGGATTCGCTCGATTATCTGATTGACGGAGCCGTCATTAAAGTCACGGACATGAGAACTCGCGAAGTGCTCGGTTATACGGATAAATTCCCGAGATGGGCGATTGCTTATAAATTTGAAGCCGAGGAAACGACGACGATTCTGGAGTCGGTATCCTGGAACGTCGGGCGTACCGGCAAAATTACGCCGCTCGCCAGGGTCGAGCCTGTGGAGCTTGCCGGCGTGACGGTGCAGAACTGTACGCTGAACAATGTCGGGGACATTGAGCGCAAGAACCTGAAGTTTGCCCTGGGAACCCGGGTGTTCATCCGCCGCTCCAATGATGTCATCCCGGAAATTCTCGGCAAAGTGACCGATGAGCAGGATGGCGGGGAAATTGTGTTCCCGGATACTTGTCCGGCCTGCGGCTTCCCGCTGGAGCAGCGGGGAGCGCATCTGTTCTGCAACAACCGCTTCGATTGCAAGCCGCAAATCGTCACCCGCATCACTCACTTTGCTTCCCGGGATGCGATGGATATCGAGACGCTTAGCGACAAGACGGCCGAGCAGCTATTCGAAGAGCTGGACATTCACGAGCCGGCGGATCTGTATGAGATTACTTTTGAGCAGCTTATTAAGTTAGAGCGCTTCGGGGAGAAGAAGGCGAATAATTTGCTGGATGCGATCAACAAGAGCAAGGGGCGGGATTTGGCTTCCTTCCTGTATGCGCTTGGCATTCCGAATACCGGCAAATCGACCACAAAGGTGCTGGCCGATCATTTCCGCGATCTGAAAGCGATCATGTCAGCAACCGAGGAAGAACTGATGCAGCTCCCGGATATCGGAGGCATTGTCGCTGAGAGCATCGTTACCTTCTTCGCCGACCCGTTCATGCAGGCGGGTATTCACAAAATGCTTGAACTTGGCGTGGAGGCTAAAGCGCCGGAGGAGCGCAGCCCTGTGAAGGACTCCTTTTTCACGGGCAAAACGGTAGTGCTGACTGGGACGCTGCACCAGCTCAGCCGCGATGAGGCGACGGAGCGTCTTGAAGCTTTGGGCGCTAAGGTAACGGGAAGTGTATCGAAGAAGACCGACCTCGTCATCGCTGGCGAGAAAGCGGGCAGCAAGCTGACCAAGGCCAAGGATCTTGGCATCCCGGTTATTGAGGATGAGAATGAGTTCGTTCGATTGTTGAACGAGTAG
- a CDS encoding CtsR family transcriptional regulator, with amino-acid sequence MRNISDIIEQYLKGILHQSPEGTVEIQRNDLADRFSCVPSQINYVISTRFTLEKGYLVESKRGGGGYIRIRRIELPGPTSLHTHLHHTIGDEMGQTAAEGLIYQLEEARFLNRREAALMRAAISREVLMLKLPERDRLRARIMKAMLISLLG; translated from the coding sequence TTGCGTAATATCTCCGATATTATCGAACAATATCTCAAGGGTATTTTGCATCAAAGTCCTGAAGGAACCGTTGAAATTCAACGCAATGATCTGGCTGACCGGTTTTCCTGCGTTCCATCGCAAATCAACTATGTAATCAGTACCAGGTTTACCCTTGAGAAAGGGTACCTGGTTGAAAGCAAACGGGGCGGCGGCGGTTACATCAGGATTCGGCGTATCGAGCTGCCTGGTCCGACCAGCCTGCATACCCACTTGCATCACACGATTGGCGATGAAATGGGTCAAACGGCTGCGGAAGGGCTAATATATCAACTGGAGGAAGCTCGTTTCTTGAACCGCCGAGAGGCGGCACTCATGCGAGCGGCTATCTCCAGGGAAGTCTTGATGCTAAAACTGCCTGAACGCGATCGGCTTCGGGCAAGAATCATGAAGGCCATGTTGATTTCACTTTTAGGTTAA
- a CDS encoding NlpC/P60 family protein, whose amino-acid sequence MKKLIIATVVFVNAILPQTCFAVPYDQYTAKGNETFWSIAKDFEVDVSELQTINSLVDPENIWRGLLISLPHGHKPAPGLIPANEVSRTTYKIQAGDTFWSIAQSKGIPLAYLLEANPKVKDPQHIFPGLVINVPTAPPSIPPNANWEEKADYIIAVAKDQFDVPYVWGGEKPWVALDCSSFTQYVYGRAGIKLPRTSNWQYQYGTYVPKDQLRKGDLVFFKEHGSETITHVAIYLGNDLMINADTDPRDGVQLEYIFGDDYYGAAYAGAKRYF is encoded by the coding sequence TTGAAAAAGCTAATTATCGCCACCGTTGTATTTGTAAATGCAATCCTCCCGCAAACATGCTTTGCGGTTCCATACGATCAATATACAGCCAAGGGTAACGAGACATTCTGGTCCATTGCCAAGGATTTTGAGGTAGACGTGTCCGAGCTGCAAACAATCAATTCCTTAGTGGATCCAGAAAATATTTGGAGAGGTTTGCTGATCAGCCTGCCTCACGGTCATAAACCGGCGCCGGGATTAATCCCGGCGAACGAAGTATCCAGGACCACTTATAAGATACAAGCTGGCGATACGTTCTGGAGCATTGCCCAAAGTAAGGGGATCCCCCTTGCCTATTTGCTTGAGGCCAATCCCAAGGTAAAAGATCCTCAGCACATTTTTCCCGGTCTAGTAATCAATGTCCCTACCGCACCACCATCCATACCACCGAACGCCAATTGGGAGGAGAAAGCGGATTACATCATCGCCGTGGCAAAGGATCAGTTTGATGTTCCTTATGTTTGGGGCGGGGAAAAACCTTGGGTTGCCTTGGATTGTTCGTCATTCACTCAATATGTGTATGGCAGAGCAGGGATTAAATTGCCACGAACCTCCAATTGGCAATATCAATATGGAACCTATGTGCCAAAAGATCAATTAAGAAAAGGGGACCTTGTATTTTTTAAAGAGCATGGCTCAGAAACAATCACTCACGTTGCAATCTATTTAGGAAACGATTTGATGATTAACGCCGATACGGATCCACGGGACGGAGTCCAACTGGAATACATCTTTGGGGATGACTATTATGGCGCCGCATATGCAGGGGCAAAACGTTATTTCTAA